In the Posidoniimonas corsicana genome, one interval contains:
- a CDS encoding PEP-CTERM sorting domain-containing protein, whose amino-acid sequence MTRFLTPLALCTAMAFAASASAELLLYEPFGYTAGADLVGQNGGTGFTGAWRDGAAGGGIIQAGSLPAPAGVPTAGGHAMLSGAAGTYQVYRDFTNIEGADGETTWISWIAQRQGDSIPTPDPTYGDNPYPRGVNAGFFNTEHPTRPERVGIGNSSNATENEWSIIPEGSGGLREGSGVPWDEMHWAVMRLDHHGDINTPDDAYLWLDPDPNVEPDIMNALASSVGVVDFSGLDFIRPFVGNESSGRPAGQMVIDEIRVGTTYADMSAVPEPAALCLAGLAACGLVGRRRR is encoded by the coding sequence ATGACTCGCTTCCTCACCCCTTTGGCGCTGTGCACCGCCATGGCCTTTGCGGCGTCCGCGTCGGCCGAGTTGCTGCTGTATGAGCCGTTTGGATACACCGCCGGCGCCGACCTGGTTGGACAGAACGGCGGCACAGGATTCACCGGAGCTTGGCGAGATGGCGCCGCTGGCGGTGGCATCATTCAAGCAGGCAGCCTGCCGGCTCCCGCCGGCGTTCCGACCGCGGGCGGCCACGCGATGCTTTCTGGCGCCGCGGGCACCTACCAGGTGTACCGCGACTTTACGAACATTGAGGGCGCCGACGGTGAGACCACCTGGATCAGCTGGATCGCCCAGCGGCAGGGTGATTCGATCCCGACGCCGGACCCCACCTACGGTGACAACCCGTACCCGCGTGGCGTCAACGCCGGGTTCTTCAACACCGAGCACCCGACCCGTCCCGAGCGTGTCGGCATCGGCAACTCGTCCAACGCGACTGAGAACGAGTGGTCCATCATCCCCGAAGGCAGCGGCGGCCTCCGCGAAGGTTCTGGCGTGCCATGGGATGAGATGCACTGGGCCGTTATGCGGCTCGACCATCACGGTGACATCAACACCCCGGACGACGCCTACCTGTGGCTTGACCCCGATCCGAACGTCGAGCCCGACATCATGAACGCCCTCGCTTCGTCGGTCGGCGTCGTTGACTTCTCGGGTCTCGACTTCATCCGCCCGTTCGTCGGCAACGAGAGCAGCGGGCGTCCCGCTGGTCAGATGGTGATCGACGAGATCCGCGTCGGCACGACCTACGCCGACATGAGCGCCGTCCCCGAGCCGGCCGCTCTGTGCCTGGCCGGCCTGGCGGCCTGCGGCCTGGTTGGCCGTCGCCGCCGCTAG
- a CDS encoding M24 family metallopeptidase, with protein MPIAPAEYQSRLAKAQRLLVEHDLDALLLPAGTSLRYFTGVGWGLSERFLGLLLPREGEPVYVAPAFEEPKVRELISIEGPLQVWEEHESPFELLAGLLKEQGAGRLAVEGTTPFFMTDALRTSAPGVQLADAAPVVDGCRMQKSAAEIAIIEHAMGVTLDIHRRVRERLNEGMTNTEIVRWMDAEHRAAGADDGSTFAIVAFGESTAYPHGPKGEQRLREGQIVLVDTGCTFEGYHSDLTRTYVFGEPTARHREVWEIEHEAQAAAFAAAQPGAPCEAVDAAARAVIERHGLGPGYQTPGLPHRTGHGLGMDIHEAPYLVRGNQTPLAEGMIASIEPMICVYGELGVRLEDHFVVTPDGPRWLSRPSESIDRPFE; from the coding sequence ATGCCGATTGCTCCTGCCGAATACCAGTCGCGCCTGGCCAAGGCCCAGCGACTGCTCGTCGAGCACGACCTCGACGCCCTGCTGCTGCCGGCGGGCACGAGCCTGCGGTATTTCACCGGCGTGGGGTGGGGGCTGAGCGAACGGTTCCTCGGCTTGCTCCTCCCGCGGGAGGGCGAGCCGGTCTACGTCGCGCCCGCGTTCGAAGAGCCGAAGGTGCGGGAGCTGATCTCGATCGAAGGCCCGCTGCAGGTGTGGGAGGAGCACGAGAGCCCGTTTGAGCTGCTCGCCGGGCTGCTGAAGGAGCAGGGCGCCGGGCGGCTGGCGGTCGAGGGCACGACGCCGTTCTTCATGACGGACGCGCTCCGCACGTCTGCGCCGGGCGTCCAACTGGCCGACGCTGCGCCCGTGGTCGACGGCTGCCGGATGCAGAAGTCGGCGGCGGAGATTGCGATTATTGAGCACGCCATGGGCGTCACGCTCGACATCCACCGCCGAGTGCGCGAACGCCTCAATGAAGGGATGACCAACACCGAGATTGTCCGCTGGATGGACGCCGAGCACCGGGCCGCGGGCGCCGACGACGGTTCCACGTTCGCGATCGTGGCCTTCGGCGAATCGACCGCGTACCCGCACGGACCCAAGGGCGAGCAACGCCTGCGCGAGGGCCAGATCGTGCTGGTCGACACCGGCTGCACCTTCGAGGGGTACCACTCCGACCTGACGCGGACCTACGTGTTTGGCGAGCCGACCGCGCGACACCGCGAGGTCTGGGAGATCGAGCACGAGGCTCAGGCCGCCGCATTTGCCGCAGCGCAGCCGGGCGCCCCGTGCGAGGCGGTCGACGCGGCCGCCCGGGCGGTGATCGAGCGGCATGGCCTCGGCCCAGGCTACCAGACGCCCGGCCTGCCGCACCGCACGGGTCACGGGCTGGGGATGGACATCCACGAGGCGCCCTACCTGGTCCGCGGCAACCAGACGCCGCTGGCAGAGGGGATGATCGCCAGCATCGAGCCGATGATCTGCGTCTACGGCGAGCTGGGCGTGCGGCTGGAGGATCACTTCGTTGTGACGCCCGATGGCCCCCGCTGGCTGTCGCGGCCGTCCGAGTCGATCGACCGCCCGTTCGAGTAG